From Desulfonatronum thioautotrophicum, the proteins below share one genomic window:
- a CDS encoding double-cubane-cluster-containing anaerobic reductase translates to MTTPKPPCFAQFENWAEKSLLDLDTARREGVKIAGVFCTYAPLELVRAAGAVPVSLCGKRQDPISAAERQLPANLCPLIKSSYGYAVTDTCPFLAASDFILGETTCDGKKKMFELLQKIKPLHLLHLPYLQDDETALTFWMDQIRRMQAFLEQTTGQLITPDRVRQQIHDANRVRELLKKIAYMASDHPVPLSGQDAMRVFESSSFVVNLTAFTELLETLLQELAVMKAQGISVCPADAPRILLTGCPVGKGSDKVLKLIEDSGAVVVCLENCTGFKNFDLLVEESGDPFEALARRYLRIPCSCMSPNQGRFELISRLTRDFKVQGIVDQTWQCCHTYNVEAHGIKNLAEQSLNIPFLHIETDYSESDTEQLRTRIEAFLEVVAMGRPL, encoded by the coding sequence ATGACAACGCCAAAACCCCCATGTTTCGCCCAATTCGAAAACTGGGCGGAAAAGAGTCTTTTGGATCTGGATACGGCACGTCGTGAGGGCGTAAAAATCGCCGGGGTGTTTTGCACCTACGCGCCTCTGGAGCTGGTCCGGGCCGCCGGGGCCGTGCCCGTTTCCCTGTGTGGTAAACGGCAAGATCCCATCAGCGCGGCGGAAAGGCAACTCCCGGCCAACCTCTGTCCGCTGATCAAATCCAGTTACGGTTATGCCGTTACGGATACCTGCCCGTTCCTGGCGGCCAGTGATTTCATCCTTGGCGAGACCACCTGCGACGGCAAGAAAAAAATGTTTGAGCTGCTCCAGAAAATCAAACCGCTGCACCTGCTCCATCTGCCCTATCTCCAGGACGACGAGACGGCCCTGACCTTCTGGATGGATCAGATCCGGCGAATGCAAGCCTTCCTGGAACAGACCACCGGGCAGTTGATCACCCCGGACCGGGTCCGGCAACAGATTCATGACGCAAATCGCGTGCGCGAGCTTTTGAAAAAGATTGCCTACATGGCCAGTGATCATCCGGTTCCACTTTCCGGTCAAGACGCCATGCGCGTTTTCGAGAGTTCCTCGTTTGTCGTGAATCTGACCGCGTTTACTGAATTGCTGGAAACCCTGCTTCAGGAATTGGCAGTGATGAAAGCCCAAGGCATTTCCGTTTGCCCAGCTGATGCCCCACGCATCCTGCTGACCGGATGCCCGGTGGGCAAGGGGTCGGACAAGGTCTTGAAACTGATCGAGGACAGTGGGGCCGTGGTGGTCTGCCTGGAAAACTGCACCGGATTCAAGAACTTCGATCTTCTGGTGGAGGAGAGTGGCGATCCGTTCGAGGCCCTGGCCCGCCGCTACCTGCGCATTCCCTGCTCCTGCATGTCCCCCAATCAAGGCCGTTTCGAGCTGATCTCCAGACTGACCCGGGATTTCAAGGTCCAAGGCATTGTCGACCAGACCTGGCAATGCTGCCACACCTACAACGTCGAAGCCCACGGAATAAAAAACCTGGCGGAGCAAAGCCTGAACATCCCGTTCCTGCATATTGAAACCGACTACTCAGAGTCGGATACGGAACAGCTCCGGACTCGCATTGAGGCGTTTTTGGAAGTGGTGGCCATGGGCCGGCCATTATGA